AAATCAAGGTACTCACAGAATACACGCAAGCAAGAAGCCTTGAATCCCAGCCTATGACCCAGACACTAAAGTCTCGTTCAAATATAAGGGATGCGATTGAACCCTCAATGATTCCCATTACGCAAATCCATGCTGTGAGTGAGAGCTCTGCTGGGTACTTCTTCAAAGTGAATGACTAAATCCACAAAATGGTAACACAAAGTCAGATTATTAACCACTCTTGGATAATTTCTTCAGTCTTTTACTTGATATTACTTCATCAACCAGAGAATAAATAGTTTTTGTTATGTAAAGTTTCATTGATTTCGATTTCTAATTAATCTGACATCTGCGTGAGTAGTTTTGACTTTGCTTACTTGCAAAATGAAGAAACCAGCCCAACTGGCACAACTTGATATGAGCATGACTGTGCCAACCACCCAGTGTTGATCAGAGGGTTCAGTGGTACTACTGCTAGAGTTCCCGTGGCTGCTGATGGCTCCTCCACCCTTTATGATTTGGAAGGCAGGACCTTTGTACAGAGTCATAACCATAGCTCCTGAAACTGTTATAACCGTTCCAATGACCTTCGCTAGGCTGTGAAATTTTCTCAGGTTCACCTTCTCCAGCCTGGTCGGTACAATAGTTTTCATCTCGTTAATTATATTCACTAGAATCAATATCTTTCCACAGTAAATAAAAAAGCAAAGAATGGAAGAATCTTATTTGATATCCATATGCCTTGACAGCAGAAAATAGTGTTGTTTAATCCAAGTTGCATAAACGACAGCATTGGACTACATGGAATCTCATAAATCAAACTTTAATTAATGTTACAAAGGGTGTGTGGATATGGCAGAGAATAGTTTGTGACATCATTTGTCATGCATGCAGAGTGGTTTCCACAATGTCGGATCCTATTATTCTGTGGAATGCAATTAACTAGTAGCCTTTTCCCTTTGCGTAAGCACTCACACTTGTATTAATTATAAGGGTGGACAGTGATTGAAGGTTTTACCTGAAAATGAGAGCCATAATAAAAGTAATGGCCGGGAGGACATTAACTGTGGCGGATGCAAACGTTGTTGAAGTCATTTTCATTCCCATGTTGTACAAGTTCTGATCCAGCACTGGCCTGTtccatttcatcaaatcaaattCTAAACAAAATCTCTTATTTTCGGGTGAACacgtgtgagtgtgtgtgtgtatatatatattgtgtagTTCATGAGGAAATggcaataaaataattttttattatatatcaatatAGACGCAGGAGTACAAATATTTActgataatttgatttaattaacaGACTTTTTTTAGCTGCCAGATATCTTCAATTTTAGAGAGGAgttaaaattgataaagaaGAACATCTACGCTCCTCCCTTCTTCTGTCCCCTCCAAAGTATATGAATTCTCTTCTCGTTTTAATGTTTCCTTATCAATTACTATGTTGCGgttaaattttgaaacaatATCTTTATGTCTCACTTTGATATGTTTGCGTCGCATTAGAATTATAAATACCTATTTTCTAAGTCTATATATCGcactcaatttttatttatgtgtaaTTGCTCTGGTTGCTCATATCTTCACTTCGGCCTTGTACAGACCATGTTACCACCAACACACACCTGCCTTTGATTGCATTTCcgtacattaaaataataaaaggaatTAAAATTATTGGTAAGTAAGGAAGTAATGAATTTATGATTGGAAACTTTGCCTTTTGTTAATGATTATCTCTGGTGTATCATTTTCCTCGGTACGTGTTCTCTAGAAAAGGTGGAGCATTATGAAGGTCACTATCAGGTAATAAAAATGATAGATTAtgcagaatatatatatatatatagatatatagtgTTCATTTGATTTTAAACTTGAGGGTTTACCGTAAGAGATATTGACATGTATCATTTGTTTCTATTCTTAATCTTGTATTTATGGTTGCcaaatatataagaaaacagTGCAAGAATGAAGCAACTGTAAGGAtgaatattcataaaaataaaaaaattaagaaatccAATCAAAGATGAATATTTAATTGTTGGAATTCTTATTCCCTAGAATCTTTTATTTTCGTCACAACAAGAAGGAATATAAGTTAATGCTACTTCAACGaaatgaataatagaaaagaaaagtttatatATGATATGCTTAGTCAGTTATATAttatgcatgcatgcatgtgaGATTAAAATTGCTATGACGAATAATAATTGAATCGATGAAGAGACTGAGAATATAAACAAGTTATGTATATATGAAAAGTGACTTTGATAAGAGGCTTACTCAAGGAAACCAAGTGCGACTATCCTGAGGAAGATGGGAAGAGTCATCTTTGGTCTTATTTTTCTGCAAAGATTGTGAACCGTAAGAAAACCTTAATTAAGAGAGAGGTGTTGGGAATTAAGAACAGCATTtagtggaacagtgaaagaagaagagagaaagaaaagatacCTTTCAAGGACAAGTGCAAAAGGGACTATGATAATGGCGGCAACTACGTGACGGTAGACTGAGAGTATCCAATGACTCATGCCATGCTTGAAAGAAACCATGGTGATGATATACATCCCTGAGTAGCCAAACTGAAGGGACAATATAGCAAGGTAAGGCTTCAGCTTGCGAAGCCCTTGGCTCATCTTAGCACCACCATTTTGGTCCTCCATCTTCTTTGTATGCACCAAGGTGACACACAAAAACACAGACAAACTCTCTCTAACGAGTTATGGGTTGTGACTCGTGAGTTTGTGGGTGACCCTCAAAACGAGAAATGCCCTTTTTATAAGCCAAAAAagcaaaataatttaaaaagaagacCCCGTTTCACACAACACCTTTTTTGCCCAAGGCACTAATTCTCCCACTTCAATTTTCACCCTCAATGATTCCCCCTCACCCATTTTCCAATATACAAACACATTTTCCTAACAATTGCTAGGAGCAGAAAAGGTGAAGCAGATATTATTTGTCTatggagaaaatattttttattgtcctCTTATTACAATTTctgtttctttatatatattttttctgttttgtttaatttatggGAGTGGGAGGTGTTTCATTCATTGACCGCCAAATGGAATTTACGTTTAGTGCTTTGCTCATGACGCCAGCAATTATGTTCTATGTGGTGTTAAGTAGAGTGGGTGTTGTATATGTGGACACCATTTAGAAAGATGGATCAGTGAAAAATCATTCGTTAACTAGACATCTTTCACCTACgttaataaatatacaatacACGCATTGGATAGTTTagtatttatcaaaatttaataataacaattaatcCTTAGCCACTTGTTTCTATCTATGCACACATATGCGTGGGTGTTAATGATTGTAATTTAACCatcttaatattttacatatatagaATCTCATACTCAAATCTTGTTGGAGTGGGATTAAGATATATTCTATCATGGATATTATaactcaaacaaaattattcaataCCCATTAAATAGCTCAATAATATTCTCTATTTAACATGAGTGTTACCACCACACGCCAAAATATTAAAGCTTGTTGTTGCAATTCAGATATGTATTTTTTGTCTATTGGATTAAATGACGACGACTTAACAAGAAAAGTCTttcaaatgataatattttctctcttttctactctttttttcCCTTATTCGACTATAATTTGAAAAAGACaagaataaacaaataaaaagaagacaaaaaaacGATAACAACAGACTTAATTTTACCTTAATGTATAATTTGACTTTGGTGAGTACATTCACCCAAAATCAAAGATGGCAGAGTCGAGGTTTGCAAGTGGTTTATTTTCTACTCAACTAAAAATCtgatatgtgattttttttcttataatattttaaaaacttgatTTCgtcactagtgtagaaagggctttagacgtttgttattttggtCTTTTAACGTCAGATCCATACCCAACGTTTTTGCGGGTGACGTTAATCAGACGTCGGCTGAGTATACCCGACGTTTATACAGACGTCGGATGTAGGTAtacccgacgtctatatagacgtcggatgtgGGCGTatgcccgacgtctatatagacgtcagatGTATATATATCCGACATCTATTGCGCTGGAACGTTTTGTCCATTGTAACTCATTGGATGTCTGTGTGTGCACTGACAGacgtatatagacgtcggacatggCACTAACAGACGACCACggggtgtttttttttaaactaatttatttttacaataaaaccacacttgaaaaacaaaaaaattgtccCAAAACAGTATactgtaatatatatatatatatatatatatatatatatatatatatatatatatatatatatatatatgcgtttcaactaaagaaagttctacttaatctaaaaaacaatccaataccaaaactatcaaaatataaacttaaactaaacctaataatgttcaacaacaaatataagtgttcctagctccatctttgcagaagataagctgtccactcctgccttatctgcctaattgtatcctctggtataggagatgtactcttgaagcgttgcaaaatgaagaaagattcattatgatttcatatatatatgttcaaagatgaatttgatttgtaatgtattgaaggtatgCATCactacctcattccagtcatctgtaatggaAGCTCggatgatggtcttaatccaagatatgacatagaagccacattccaatgaatctagctgcttgttacactaaaatgaaaaactaaatagtcaagaatttagatcattcaataacatagaaaaggaattagaactataaatgacttacaacctttggatacaaaactTCAACTAGTTGACCTCGGGATTTACCCATAACTCTatttagattgaaaacacaaagtaaaattaatataattatatttatcataaaaatttaaggtcaacatgaaattcaaagtcatttttggagaaacacttacccttgaagcatgctTCTCAAGTCATTTCTCATCTTCATTTGcagcgaacaaaaccatataattttacatagtttgggaatgatgaccatcaacTGCCAATGAGACTTATCATGAATCATAAATAgttagtaaactaattaagtaaactttaatgaaattttacataaaacaaCAGATatccatcaatgtatggcacaaggtatacgtctctttttgacttatccatccatgtttgcaaataatattgtttgctttcaagtgtgttaccagaaggttgattggtctgaggttcaacaaatccgtacatggaagaccaaccttggtctacaacgattgtgtccatgtacttaaaacaacaaagttaagttgttagaaactagcaatctaaataaaactaacatggaagacaaaattaactatcttacatgcaccatagttgaaggatgaaaatattcaacatcctgtctccgCCAATGATCTTCAATGCATCATtcaatgtgatatatactggcACATGGGGGGAGCCCAAATACTCTGAAATCCCAGTATATTTCTAATGGTGCtctcttcaacctgggtaatcttgtcattagctttgatagaggatcatcctccgcttcagccatctcatcatcttcatctatgaCTGTATCATGCATCAGCTGCTTCtaaggacgtgtgaactgaagataacaatttcaaagttatcaataaatatttttaaatttaacatagaaatactaataataaaaatattatacttgtGGAGTAGTAATGTGTGACAtaatcaatgtcatttccaggttgtctaggacccgatatcatcatggacaacatcacatattttctcttcatgcacaacgaaggagaaagattgtatatcatcaacataactggccatgaaatgtgtttgctacttaagttcccATAAGGACTCATACTATCAGTTGCAAGTgtaagtcttaagtttcttggatctacaccaaattctggaaatgtttcatcgatcttcttccattgtggtgaatcagttgggtgtcgaagaagattatcgcactttcttccGACAacgtgccatttaaggttctttgcatcttcctTAATAGAGAACATAcatttgaacctaggtattataggcaaataccacatcaccttagcaggtgcaccatcattaccttagcaggtgcaccatcattaccttagcaggtgcaccatcattaccttcatcacTAGTGTTtttgtcagatttctttttaaaacgggataaaccacatgttggacaatactttaacgaagcaaactcctttatgtacaaaacacaatcattaggacaaacatgtatcttttgatattcaagacccattggacataaaaaaattttttgcctcgtaattacgaataggtagagtattattttctggaagcatctccttcaacaacttcAACAACTCTGtaaaacttttatcggtccatccaatCCTTGCTTTTAATCTAAACAACTTCAATGTTGCAGAtagacgtgtaaagttcgagcatcctgggaacaacggttgcttTGAATCATctataagagaatcatacaagttagctcttccaaaattatcttcaccaacatcatgtatcatgtcctctaaatgatcactcatccattcttccacataatccgttcctcgtgacgtggtaggctggtccagtacttttccatgccaagtccaaaacaatataagttctcattatgccgaacatgaatagatggtcacacACATTGtctaagtcttgccgtatttgattaagacaacgaacccaaggaaaaaaatatgtcccgttcacagactttgcattttgttgaacatattgcaagaacaCCGAAACACCtttctcatattcttcactgatgcgacgttcattcatccagcttcgatctatactatgttcgtaacatacttcatcagtttcaattttttaactctcacaaggttaggccctacccattcagaaaaattattttttataaattgctaagacacatgcaaagaagtctacatagtaaatttgataagatttcggcagcatttcgtattggtctccgaaatacacgaaatgagagtagtcaagaatgaccacaatcaaatatgcatccggagaacaacacaaatactgaaccgaaattttatcaatcttatccataaactccaacgtacatgttatagcaaattatgaaaaataatttttccaaactgtccaatcggacaattcaaaatttaatacaaacgattaaaagattaatcgtttgtgttaaatttcaaacgggaactaagtttcactcaatcatttgatacttataatctaacatgccaattataataaaacaactaaactttatcacatgcatattcaaaagtcaataacacatgcatacctaaaagccaaaaacatgcatacgcaaaagccaataacatgcatacccaaaagccaataacatgcataaaaaaaagttttcaacAAAGAGGCTAACCTTTTTAGTAGATTAAAAAAACAatggagggaaatggaggagtgcacgacctaaaacgtaggtcaaaaagagtcaaaaacgccgcccaagaacacgctagaaactgcaccaaaacgcaacgaaaacgaattttaatcgattcaaatgaatgatatttcatcaaagactaatttaatcggagtaaaaataaatttaaacggtccaaaagagagaaaacgcacctggaaattCAATgccgtagagagaaaacgcgaggaagacgatgaacagtgagcgtaactcGTCGCGGGTTCGCGTTTGCAGTATATTGGCCTGCAGACGTCGGGTGCTTGGGGGGTCTGACGTCTATAAAAATATAGACATCGGGGcactcactaatatgacgtctttccgatttaaaaattaatattcgcgGGGCATATAAACGTCGGGTAGTACGGTGCCCGACGTCCAGGTTAACTTTTCACCTACTCTGTCAGTCATATAGACGTCTGCTACAGGGggccgacgtctataatattatagacgtcggtgaTGGCAGGATTGGATGTCTATATGGcggaaaaaaatgacttttcacctacctgtcaggaATATAGACGTCGGGTGTGTGgggtccgacgtctataatattctAGACGTCAGGCTCCtactaaccgacgtctatatggccaacttatttacgaaaattcCATCGGTcaattttttacgttggatattatGTAATCCGACGTCTAATGGGTGACGTTGAAGGCCATTTCTGCACTAGTGCGCTTATGGctattttattatgattcaTGTGACAATCTAGTccatagataattttttttgctataataacctttttcaaactttttaattaaaaatattgattttcttcgtattcattttccaattgttaaaaaatatattattgttctacgaataaaagatatataactaatgttaaaaagatatatatcaCTGCAAGCATTTTACTTTTCTATGCTTATCTTTGAGTAATTAATAATGTTTTGAGGTTTTTATGATACAGATTGTCATGTAGATTGAACGGGTTGAGTCTTCCAAGTTATTTATGTTCCATCACTTAGTTTCCACAATGTCTACAGTGTTTGTTTTGCATTCTGTCCATAGTATTTGGTGTTTACATTGTCCATAGTCTGTTTGGATGGTATTTGGAGAAAGTACTCCAATGCTAAAGTCAGTAGATAATCATTCAGTTAACAATCAATGCATATTATGTGCATGTTATCCTAAAATCATACATGagacttttatatataatagttgTGATAACTTTTACCTTAAGATGTTAATTCGTCATTATGTTGTTAATCTGACCATGCTCTGATTGGTCGACCATGTTTGATTCAAATTGTGCTAAAACCGATCTACCATTATGCTCTAACTATGCTGTAATCCCCTTTGGCAATGTTGTTCTTACCATGTTGTGAAAGGTTAGCCTAAAGAGCTCGGCTAAAAGAGCTCTACCTTGTAAAACCATGACTGAAGGAGCTCGGCCTATAAAACTCAACCAAAGGAGCTCGGTCTGTAGAGCTCGATTAAAGAGTTAAACCTGAAGAGCTCGATATAAGGTGCTCAACCTAGAGAGCTCGGCTAAAGGAGATCGACCTATATAGGCATATAATACAAttactaaattaaaagaatgacatttttgtaaattaaaatttacatattaCATATTAGGGTAAACTTATTAGATTACCTAACACATATGCATATGAATGCCTTAAACAATAGATATACAAACttaaaaggttttaatatatattagtatCTACACTATAATAAATATGGTATTATTGACTATTTCTACCAGGTCAAATGGTCTTTAAAGACTTAGTGAACTCTTCTAGCTCTTAGATATCTTCAACTTTGAGTTATACTAATACTTGGATAATACTTGCAAAGGACACTGAAACACTTAAGTCAAATAAGGTTCAAGTTAAGTGGTAATAAATGCTAGAGTAACCAACTAAATTTATTACCTAGATCACCTATTTATATGTTTGTGTTGGGCTTTTACTTTTTTGGATGACTTAATCACAACCCAAATATGTTTTAAACCTCATTTGATGATTAACCTATGTTTTCAACTGctaataagtttttttcttcaattgacGATGTTTCTTGCAAGTCGATCCATTCAACTTAGCAAACTATTTTAAAGACTGATCGGTCAACAAGTGAACCATGAgtttcatatttatattgaagaatttatttgtcaataatcacaaaaaattactaataaaataaaatagtaacaaCTTAATGacatctaaaaatatattagtaaaatgtttattgataaattttattgataggTAAAAACATTTGTTGATAAATAATTGAGACAAAATTTATGGATAGTTGTTTGTTGGTAAATATTTATCAACagttattgataattttttttatcgataTAATTAATTGGTGAATATGCAATTtgtactaataatttttttactatcaataaaatttatacatgt
This Vigna angularis cultivar LongXiaoDou No.4 chromosome 4, ASM1680809v1, whole genome shotgun sequence DNA region includes the following protein-coding sequences:
- the LOC108330651 gene encoding WAT1-related protein At4g08300, with translation MEDQNGGAKMSQGLRKLKPYLAILSLQFGYSGMYIITMVSFKHGMSHWILSVYRHVVAAIIIVPFALVLERKIRPKMTLPIFLRIVALGFLEPVLDQNLYNMGMKMTSTTFASATVNVLPAITFIMALIFRLEKVNLRKFHSLAKVIGTVITVSGAMVMTLYKGPAFQIIKGGGAISSHGNSSSSTTEPSDQHWVVGTVMLISSCASWAGFFILQSFTLKKYPAELSLTAWICVMGIIEGSIASLIFERDFSVWVIGWDSRLLACVYSGVICSGMAYYVQGVVTRERGPVFVTSFSPLCMIITAALGSLVLAEQVHLGSIFGAILIVCGLYTVVWGKSKDRVNTTETGKEANQGLPMKDSTKSASDSFYGLEINVSDEVLRKGVPPTTLS